One window from the genome of Pirellulales bacterium encodes:
- a CDS encoding Uma2 family endonuclease codes for MSIAQSPVKPDAALLHDIDWGTYTRLLRAFEGRRRFRLTYDRGTLEIMSPLWEHEKAAYVLGAMIDVLVQELRLQYEPGRTVTLRRRRKSRGLEPDNCYWIASAGQLAGKTHLDLGVDPPPDLAIEIDVKHSSLDRMSIYAALGVPEVWRVTSAELTFNNLKSGVYEVRPYSVSFPRLAGADLLAFLNQPGPTGTAALIAQFRDWVRQVLLQR; via the coding sequence ATGTCCATCGCGCAATCACCTGTCAAGCCTGATGCGGCCCTGCTGCACGACATTGATTGGGGCACCTATACGAGGCTGCTGCGCGCCTTCGAGGGAAGACGACGCTTCAGGCTCACCTACGACCGCGGGACCCTGGAAATCATGAGTCCACTCTGGGAGCACGAAAAGGCGGCCTACGTCCTGGGAGCAATGATCGACGTCCTCGTCCAGGAACTCCGACTGCAGTACGAACCGGGGCGCACCGTCACCTTGAGGCGGCGACGTAAGAGCCGAGGGCTCGAGCCGGACAACTGCTATTGGATCGCCAGCGCGGGACAGCTTGCGGGAAAGACGCACCTCGACTTGGGCGTCGATCCGCCTCCGGACCTGGCGATCGAGATCGACGTCAAGCACAGCTCGCTCGATCGGATGAGCATCTATGCCGCCCTGGGCGTGCCCGAAGTGTGGCGCGTGACCTCGGCAGAATTGACCTTCAACAATCTCAAAAGCGGCGTCTACGAGGTGCGCCCGTACAGTGTATCGTTTCCCCGACTGGCCGGCGCCGACCTGCTTGCTTTCCTGAACCAGCCGGGCCCGACCGGCACAGCGGCGCTGATCGCGCAGTTCCGCGATTGGGTACGGCAAGTTCTGCTTCAACGCTGA
- a CDS encoding Uma2 family endonuclease: MATAEKVRLRGEKRIVLSGISWELYEQLRDNEENWHVRMAYDEGRLELMSPSADHEAIKELICDMIKAFAEELGIPRRSLGNTTWKSGELAKGLEPDGCFYILNHHHVCHRRRIDLAVGPPPDLAVETAISRSVVPRLRIYAALGVPEIWRWRKNGLTAYSLGAEGKYVEREFSLNLPMLRVKDLEPFLDFELAADETAWIRNFRDWVRERFLHKKA, translated from the coding sequence ATGGCCACCGCGGAAAAAGTTCGGCTGAGGGGAGAAAAACGGATCGTGCTGTCGGGCATATCCTGGGAACTGTATGAGCAGTTGCGCGACAATGAAGAAAACTGGCACGTCCGCATGGCCTACGATGAGGGGAGGCTCGAACTGATGAGTCCCTCGGCCGACCACGAAGCGATCAAAGAATTAATCTGTGATATGATTAAAGCGTTCGCTGAGGAATTGGGAATCCCGCGGCGGAGTCTGGGAAACACGACATGGAAGAGCGGCGAACTCGCCAAGGGGCTGGAGCCGGATGGGTGCTTTTACATTCTCAATCACCACCACGTTTGCCACCGCCGCCGCATCGATCTGGCGGTCGGTCCTCCGCCCGACCTGGCCGTGGAAACGGCAATCAGCCGGAGTGTCGTCCCGCGGCTGCGTATCTACGCGGCGCTCGGCGTTCCGGAAATCTGGCGGTGGCGTAAAAACGGACTCACCGCCTATTCGCTCGGCGCCGAGGGAAAGTACGTCGAACGCGAGTTCAGCTTGAATCTCCCGATGCTGCGGGTGAAAGACCTGGAGCCGTTTCTCGACTTCGAACTGGCGGCCGACGAAACCGCCTGGATCCGCAACTTTCGCGACTGGGTGCGCGAGCGGTTTCTTCACAAAAAGGCTTGA